GGGCAGTTTTCCAGAGGAAGGGTAACTTCTTCTTGTTGAGCTGTCTCCGAAGAGCTACTAGGCAGATTAGCAGTGTTTTGAGCCCTTTGATCATCGTATTGACGCTTTTTCCTGAAATGAAATTCGGATGCCTTATAGTCATACGTAAAACTATTGTTTCCTTGCCCcaggaaacaaaatggttaGTACCAGATATTTTTATCGTTGAATACTTTGATTCACCCTTCAGAATGTAGGGATCCCCTCGATCAAAGTTCAAATCCCATCGAGAATTTGTACTAGCTCTTTTAGAGGTGTTTAAATCGTGCTTTCTAAAACGGTCACATGACGCCACTTGCAACCAATCAGCATTGACCTCAACACGACCTCATGGCATGCCGACTTATTTATGTTGACACTATATAGTTAAATTTTTCTCATCGCCATACGTTGCCAAAATCAATGCGAAGGTCTGAGCAAAGTTGCACGTACCAAAACGAACACTATTGATTCTCACGCCAGATCTGAAAGTGCAAGTCTTGGGCGAGAGGAACGGATTTTCTTTCGATGCACTGTCTATCTTTAGTATGAACTCGAACACTTGGTTAGCAAATTAAGACTATTGGAAACTGCCTTGAGTTTGCTTGCACTCGAGTTGGACCAAAATCACAACGGTCTCACAAAAAATAGTTTCACGATGGCGGTCTCTACCGCTGCAGACAACATAATTTCACTGAAGGAGTCTGCTCATGTCAGTATTGACGACCTTGGTCATAAAGAAGGAACTTCTTTGGTCTCTGATTCCACCGAATCCTTTGATAAGAAGCACGAGGCGCCCTTAACAAGCTTCAACGTGGATTCTCATCTGAAAGCTGTAGCGCCGAATGACGCCAAACCAACAAGCAATGGTATGGCAAGCGGCTGTTCACAAAGTGCCCTTCATCTAGATCTTTTGAACTACGTCAGGCCAAGGACAAAAGGTCAGAGACACTTAAACGTAGTCGACTTCGTTCCTGGATAATTCAAGAGTGGATGAGCAGAGGAGCAAGTGCTGTCAGTCGGCGAGCACGGCAGAAAACTAGTGCCACAGTCTAGTTTTGCGAAACCAAAACTGAATTCTGTTACACCGCAGCAATAGACAGAGCTGCTAATGTCCTTATTTTAACTGAACTTCAAATTAATGTTGTTTAGCGATAAAAGATGTCTGATACATGTGTTCGTGAAAAAATGTACTAACTTTATACACCGAATATTTATCATATCCTTACCTTTTCAATGTAATGCCTAAAATTGTAACCCCGAATACAATAAAAACAGCAGATACAGTCAAAGGAACTGcagaaattaataaaaaaatcgAGTTAGAAGACAGCACTGTGACACACTTTTCCCCTAGAACAACTGAAGATACAATTTTCTTCTTAAAATACTTCTATATCagaacaacaaaataaacgaCACAAACAATAATCATTGTCGTGACCATTGTAATTGTAATCAATGTCTTCTTTAACCCTAGGACCAGGAACAACTAGAAAAAGGGAAAGCGTGAACATTAAGAAGGAAAgacgaacaacaacaacaacaacaatgacgaTACAACATTGATTAAAGCAGAAACAACAGCAAGACATAAATGAAAtactgataataataattaataataataataatatgccTTACCTATATATTTATACTCTTGCGGTTGGATTTTCGGAGGCTCAGAAAAAAATGGCGGTAGACGTCTGCAGCGTTTGCAGCTGATAAAACTAGAGTTCACCGTGACGTCTTTTTGGGATGATGATAAGCAGTACATCTTTGGCAAGGTAACCTGAAGATAGGAGTAAATTGTATTTCATGACAAGATTAATCGCTGTTGATGTTTCGGTAGCAGCAGGTTCCATCTGGGAATATTCAGTTTTGCCTCTAACGACCTGGAGTGATGTTAGACCGGAAAATTATGTGCACGCTCATGCCTTCTATACGTTTCATTTGTGACATAGCCAGAATTACGTGTTATGAGGATGTAAATTGTACATCAGTTTGGAACGTTACTACGGTAAGAGACATTTAAATCGTCAGTCATAACAGATGACGCTGATGAAGTACACCTTGTTTATTAcgtattatatatacatattatgtatataacatgtatatgtattacatgtatatatgtatatattatgtatataatttattttcctttctcTTTATTTGTATACGTACTATCATGATTAATTTTGGAAATCTTGAGTGTCATATGTCAGTTTAAGAGATAGTGCGTTACTTTGTATCACAAGAACTCTTTTTAAACACCATATAGTGTCAATTATGTCACCAAAGAGCATCTTTAGTCAGATGAGTTTGTGCGAAGAATCTGTGTATTATTAGGGTTCTACTTTTCCTAACCAATTACCAGCAAAGATACTTAGGTATAtggaaatttttttattattaaggtagaatgcgccttgggggcAAAATTCGGGCTCTAAAATGCTAACAAAACATTTTAGGTATACCACATTTGGGCTTAACGAGAAGCTCATTGAGTAAAAACGTTTCCACcattatatttgtgaaaatcgataattatttTTTCCCGCATAAAGGATGGCGGCCagtttaattttcaaatgtccGTGAAGATCttttaatttctttatattataccaaaatttgcacagtgagccctaatttttattcttgattttaaaagagagaATGATTTAAGATCTTTGAGGTAAGTTTaagtaaaattttatttgtttttatcttGAAGCGCGTACTATCtgaaagggccagtaatgctaatttttgatgattttttcattatttttattttgtatatcaatcgcaacttcttattctactccccaaagaatgttgaaacgcCCACTATTTaccttgtcaacttagcgtgtaatgtgtaaaatgcattgttattgtttaaatttaaatcctagtccggaccagaagtcaccttttttcaacaataacaatgcagtttacacacgtaCGGGCTGAGTTCACAAGCTGAACACGGACTATATGCTTTAGGAAGTAACAAAGGAGttatggttgacattcaaaacaaaatggcgaaaagttcatcaaaagttagcaattCTGGCCCTTTCATATAAGTAATGAGATGACCTGATTGTGGAATAATGGCTGCCTCAGTTATTCTGTCTTCcgcaaaaatgaaatcataaaataaaCTATACTGAAAACCGAGAAGCAATAAAAGCATTAGGTGTCAACACTGTTGCTTAAGAAGTGacataaattattttaatttgttgGAAATATATCAAAGAATTGTCATGGATGTGACATAAAATCAATATACACTTCAACTTCAAATCCCTCTAGCTTTTAAAGTAGGAAACATTGCATCATATCCCAGATGTGTTCAGAGTACTTcaataatatttcaacatttattttaacTTCAATATTGAAAAATGGGCACATTTACAACCTACTTTAGTAGACCTCGCTGATACTTTGTCTGTTGTACAGACACTTTTGTGCATTGAACGAATGGTGTGTTAACGGACAAAAATTCGAGGAAGTCTCGTAAAAGAGTTACCGTCTAAATTAAGGAATAAAGCCTTATGACAATTGTCTTTCAAATTACTTTGGAAGATTTTATGCTTTATACGAACAGTTTGACATCTCGTTTGGAAGCAAAGCAAACACATGTTACTGGTCACGTAGGCCGCTTGCATGAATATTTAGATTACTGTGGTTTATAGTGGTATTTATTTGTAACTTCAACTTCTTTACATTCGGGGTGTCCAGATTATTTCTCATATATACCGCTGTTGCCGAATGAAATATGTCTCTTTTGTGGCACttctttgtttgtaaaatacGACACATCTTGGGTTTgatgtacagtatgtgtgtatacaGACACGATGTCTGACAGGTCCAGCGATAACGGCTTTGCGTTCTAAGATGATTTCATTATTAACGCTCCATAACGAATGCTTCCTTTTGCttatttttccttttctgcCCAATCATTATaataatgattttgataatgaccatcatcTTTATAAATATTGTGATATCAAGATttgatcattatcatcatcacaaATTCTTATCATATCGTTATAGTACTGATGAAATTACAGTGGTAATTTATATAAAAGAAGACAATTATTTTATAACTAACATATAAGTTGACCTCCAAAGTAGGTCTACAACCATTCAAATGATTACTATCCGTTACTATCCCATGCAGCATACGCATGTAATTTCTTTTACGTTATTCTCCAAGGAACACCCATCGCGTCTAGTGGCTCAATTAACATCCATGGATGGCAGACATTTCAGATTTTGAGAGGAGCTGTCAAGCGAGAAAGAACACTTtccatacataaatacaaaaaataatcaCTAATATGCCATAACTTGGACAATCGAGTCGGCAATGCAGACAACCGCAGGGGCAGCCGTCTTGAATCGCCGATTCATATCTCTGTAACCCAGAGTTAGGTCTGTGTTTTGCAAGTGTCCGCGGATTCGAGGATCGATATTGAAACTTTTGTATTGTTTATCTATTTTTATTTCGAAGTATTAAacataaaaatgacagaaaatgcatatttttgaaaacgcGCAATACTAAAAAGGGGGTGTAAAACGTCGCCTATGGCAAAGATCAGAGTAGCTATTGGTTAACTCCCTAGCTAGGTTATAATTGTCCACACTGCGCTACAATCTCTGTGCGGAGATTGGTCGACTTTATGTCCCTTATTGAATCAATTCAATACGTCATGCACCAATAAGAAGATACAAAGGTTAACAAAGGCTAACAAAGGTTAATTCGTGGTTGAAAACATGATAAAATAGCGTCATGACGGTAGTCATGTACAATAAGAAGATTCAAAAGTTAACTGTCAAATTCGTGgctttaaaaaatatgataaaacaccGTCATGACGGTATATTTTAAGCCCCGGAGTGACTTCTGGGGCAGCTGATTATGAATTGACATGTACGTACATGCAAGTCCGCGATACCAATATGGCGGTTAATTAGTGCACTCAGTTCTAAAGGCTACTCACTCTGACAATCCTCATGAGACAGGCGGCCTTGTTGCCGTCTACAATTCAGAATATCTTCAAAAGCAGTGTTCAACACTTAAGGGAATAGCGAGCGGTCTTGATCAACTTACCATATCCAGTATCTGAAAAAATGGTTAATTCGTGATTCCATGAGTTGGTTTCGCTTCTGTCTCTTTGTTCATACACAGGTTCGATCGTATGGAGCATGGACCTCCATGTATGGAGTTACCTACTCACGTGGTAATGCTTCTTGATCTGCCTTTAAATGGAAGTCATACTCACGATGACGTCATATAAACTTGGATTTGACAATCATCGAGCAGTATCACCGGTTAAGACTAGCTCAGAACGTCAGCCTGACTGCATACATTGACCCGAATGCAACGCCCTTcgtatatataatttttttcaatgcacAAAGGTCGGGGGTCATCGGTCATTCAATAGGTACCTTGTAAACAGCTCTCAATGTCCCTATTCTTCAACCAAGGGGCCCACAGTATCCTTTTTGTTTTGCTAAGGATTACTGTGGGCCCCTTGGTTGAAAAATAGGGCCATTGAGAGGAAAAAGGGACCACATAATTTTGAAAGCCTGGGTAAATTAAAGTATCGAGCAATACTACTGAGAGATACAAGTTAGTTAGCTGGCTGAGATTGGAAGATTACTAACTTAACTTTTACCCTAGGGAAACTTCAAAGAATGCCAAGGTGAGAAATGAGGTTTAAATTATGGCGGCCAGCTAAGCTATTACATAACTTTATTAAAAAACCCCGGGATTTATGTGCGAGTTCATCGTACAGCGGAGGTACCATTCGACAAGTGTAAGGTCGAGGATGATAGCGAAGCGTACAATTTACGAGGACATTTTCTGCACATTACGCCCTTTCGACACCTTCCCAATTAGTCCGCGTCCACTCTGGCTTGTGACTCGGGTAGAGGTCTTTATACAAGATGATTGTAAACATTTGGAATTAATTCTGGCAGAGGGCCGATCACATAATGTAGAGTGAAGAAGATCTGACatcagtacagtgaaaatggcTTGTGAGTGGCAGATTTTCCCTTAGCATAGTGCCGAGACGCGATCACTCACACCTTTCAGACCAACTTCATCTTTGTGATTTTAAATCATTGCGCCAAAGTGAgaataatgcaaaaaaaaaatcaccactCCTTGAAAGTTTAGTTCGGTTTAGCTTCAGTATGCGGTATTCCTATGTAACCGCTCAGTAACTTTATGATAGTAGCGCTGAGggttccgttattacatttaagGGACAGGTTTTCATATCTTTAACTTTGAACTAACTAACTTACTAAAGGGTTAAATTCACATCAACAGTGAATGTGAACAAGCACTTATGTGAGAATAAGGAGTCAAAGATCGCTTTAAGAATCGGCACTGGATTACACTCTGTATAGGAGCTGAGCACATACAGCCAAATTATTAACATCGATCTATCGTTAGTAAATAAACTTTGTCTGAACGATGTCTTacttcaaaatataaaacacatgcCTACTTCGGAGATCTTCCTTTCTCAACCTCATGCAACGATTACTTTGTCACATTGAAGCCAACTAAGGCGATTCCTATGATTTTATAACGAGTACCGAAACTAAGTTTACAACAGCAGAATTCacttttttctttgtatttcctTAACCAAACAAAAGTAACACAATTTATATTTGACTTCCttataaaaattgaaagaaaatgcaAATACTTGGTTTCGTTGACAGTGATTAAGTAGGAACTGTTCTTGCTGTAGAGGTAGACTGCACATCGGGGACAGATATAAGGATCCTTAAATTATATACTTTGCTAATATGTTTCTGATGGAATAATGAAGTTTTCGGTCTGCTTCCCCCCCCCGCCCCCTCCaaagaaatctgaaatgtacatttccAACCAAAGTTACCATAGGGATAGCTGCGGCAATTTTGACTTTAAAATACCGGGGATACGGGGATCCATGTTACTATAGTACAGTGACACATATATTAGTTTAGCACATGACTTTTACACTTATATGCTAGctaaatttgatttcaaacattGACCTATGGGTTAAACCTTGCAATGCAGTTTTTCTGGAAAATTTGTTACAACTTTAAAATCTACAAGATGCAAGACCTTTCCGAATAAAACTATTGTAAGTAATCGTTTTTGAAATTCATGACCTGTTAGACACCCTAAATCTCCATAGAAAAAACATGATTTCGGTTTGCGTGAAACGTTtactttcattacattttttccAGAATGCGGATCCAATTTCACCTTTGTTTCTGTATCTGCATCTTGTTACCTAAACgggatttgaaaattcaataattgggGCTtatctcgtgatgtgtccgcattttaTTCGTTGATACGCAACCCAACAAAATACGAACAAGTCACCGACCCGCTATCGGCCAAACTTCAGGGAATACtccctttatcatacattcGTATTTAAGTGGCGACTCTTTTAGTTTGGACATTCCGAAATTAGCAGTGGAATCGATAAAATCGACCATGCTTATTATACCTTTTGTAAAAGGGGTTATGACGACAGTTTCACTTATTGATACTATTCTGCAGAGGGGCTACACAACTTTAAGAGAACAGCCGTGGTAAACTTTCATTGCGAACACATTCATTATAAAGCTGTCAACTGGATGTTTACAAGTTACAGATATTTATaaagaattttaaaagaaaTGTAAGAGTTAAACATAGGTTGCAGAGAGTAAACAAcgctttttgttttgaaaagtttctCAATACTGCATGATGGTCATGTGATCCGCACAACAGCGGATAAAACTTGACCCGCTTCCTTTCCGAAAGTAGCTGTATTTAAGAGGTGATCGACTTATGGCTAATGCATCAACACATGTAATTGGAGTACTTCAGCCTGCTTAACGCCGAGAATAAGTGTTATTAGACACCCCGTGTATCAAATTTACTCTGATCTGTTTGGAAGATAATTTGTGAGTGGGTGAATGACATAGTTGCCGACATGTAATGTTAGTAAATTGTTGTAGTTACTGGAATTTGACAGATATTCGTGATGTGCATTTATGTGTATTACGAATAAAATATTCTAAAGGTATGTATACGGTCTAGTTACATATTCACGTTGGTTGCTTGCTTGCCCTCATGATCGATGAATTATCTAAACCATAGATTAATTTCTTGACGTCCGAACGTGTAATACGTTCTGATACATACCATTGGAACTTCAGTAAAACACTCCGGCCTATAACTACGAATCTGGAACGTGTATGAACTGTATGTACTCTGTAGTACGTTTCCTGTTGCGATAATGGTAAGATTTCTGTGGTCGATGCATGGACAGTCCCTCCAATAAAATGATGATTTGCTAAATGTAATTGGAAAATCGGTTATTAGACGTTCTGTCATTGTGCACTGTTCACCGTACTTTACAAACAGACGGCATCTAAAGCATTCTGTCCTGACTGGTATCGGTCGTAATAAGCGCAAATGTTTAAAAAGTATTGTAATTGTTAAAACTATGCTTTAATGTGAGTACAATCGCCGACAAATGAAATACAAACAACATTAGATGTTTTGGAGATTTACGAGCTATGTTCTCTCATCTGTGATCATTCATTTCAAAGATCAATCTCATCGGTGTGTTGTATTTAGTTCCCAGTCAAAGTTAAAATATGGCTAGTCTTTTAAAACTTTGAATTGCAAGTTTATATCAGTACTCTTCTAACAATAGTTGAAAGGGAATAGATGGCAAATCCACGTCAGGTCATATTTTCCTATGTTACAAGACACTGCTTGTCATGATCGCAAATGCTTTAGCAACATTGTAGAGGCAAAGCtgtaattttaa
The DNA window shown above is from Ptychodera flava strain L36383 chromosome 5, AS_Pfla_20210202, whole genome shotgun sequence and carries:
- the LOC139133164 gene encoding uncharacterized protein, giving the protein MRIVRVTLPKMYCLSSSQKDVTVNSSFISCKRCRRLPPFFSEPPKIQPQEYKYIVPLTVSAVFIVFGVTILGITLKRKKRQYDDQRAQNTANLPSSSSETAQQEEVTLPLENCPPPEREVLLAQESVSSDKERQLDDNDEVLSDRHADEAHRSLTSEHLASDNT